Genomic window (Miscanthus floridulus cultivar M001 unplaced genomic scaffold, ASM1932011v1 fs_742_6, whole genome shotgun sequence):
CCGGCAAGGGTTGTTTTGTCGCCTTCGCCTTCGCCTTCGAGGAGCCATCTGCCACTCGCAGGCGTCACACTCGATCTCGCTGCGGTGGCCTCCGGGATCTCTGTTTCCGGAAACCGCTCGCTCGTTTCCATTTCGTCGGCGCTCACTGACTCCTCGGAAGCTCCGCCGGCGCAAGCGCACGCCGCCACTCCGAGCAGCCACCGCCGCAGGTTAGACGACGAAGAGGTCCTGCGGCCGGCCCGCTGACCTTCTGCATCCGAAGGCCTCGCTTCGACGAtcggggtggcggcggcgacagCGCACAACTTCTCTGCCGGCTCATTGGGCAGCATAGCGGAGCGGCTGTTCCAGCTTGCTTCCGACGAGCTAGTGACGGCCGTCGGCGTCGGGGCGGACCGGTCGTGGTCGTGCGTCCCCGTCCTGAACGCGGACGACAGCGAAGACGAGGAGCGCTCGCACGGCCACAGCAGCGCGTCGTCTCCGTACAAGTAGCGCTCGGCGGCAAAGACGCCGAGCTCATCGGAATCGTCGGCATCTGCGTGATCTGGCTTGGCCTTGGGTGCTCTGGATGTGCCCATGCTCGGCTCTAGCTGATAGGCTCGCTCGACCCCGCCTGGCACTGCATCTGTACAGGGCATGGGCGCATGGCTGCTATATCTCGCGCTGAGCGTGCGGTCGAGAGATGGTCGTGTGGGGGGAGCTCTCGCGGGCACCATTTTCAGGGATTGATTGCCATGGGTCCAACGCGAGAAAATTCCCTTGGCTGTTGTTCACGGGTACCTCTCGGAGTCGGAGGCCTTCCTTCATCTTGTGGCTCTTCTCACAAGAACGCCTCGCTTTCGCAGTCGTAACTCCCACGTTGTCTCCTTGCTTCCTATCCCCATTTCATCTCTGGGTCTATCTGATCCCTGACCGACAAGTGAAATCCAACTGAACGTTACACTCAGCTTGGTTAGCTGGTGCCACGTTTGTACTCGTTACTCGCGCGCATGTGCAGTTATATACCTGAAGAAAAGAATGGCCCTACTCGGAAGACATGTTGGCCTGTTCGGCAGGagtgaaaaatactgtttcggctgattgttgtgagaggaaaatactgttctagcaggACGTGAACAGTGCCCCCTGAGTGGCCCAGTCAgccccagccagccgaacacgcccGTTATTGGTGTGTGTACAGTGATTCGTGAAATTTCAAATATGGAGAATGCATGGAGTAATAAgggaccggaaggtcccgggttcgagtcgcggtctcctcgcattgcacaggcgagggtaaggcttgccactaacccCCTTTCCtagaccctgcacagagcgggagctctctgcactgggtacgcccatgGAGTAATAAGGTAGGAAAGCCGATCAGAGCACATTCTGTTTCATACATAGTATATCAGTGTAGGCAACACGTTTACAGTTTTCAGACGTTGAACAAACGAACAAGTTTTTTTTCCGGATTAGTTAACTGAAATTATGATAGGCTGCCTAATACAGTAAAAACACGGTGAGGAACAGATGTTTTTTTTGACAATAGGACCTTTTGTTAGGGTGGACAGGGACCCTTCTTAGCTTTATAGCAACAGGTGATCAGGTCCATTAGAATCCGTGACCTAATCTGATTGTGTTGCTACCAAGCTTATGACCTGTATCAAAGATAAGGCAATCTTCCCCGGTACCAACCTCTGCAGTATAAAGAGCACGCAAATCCGGCCGAAAAAGATGTGTTAGCTTCACTCCAAAATTTCCAATCTTCACTTTCTGAGGAAACTTTGTGCTTTGTGAATCTGTACAGACTATCTGAACTGCACTCCAAAATAGTTAAACCTGATATATTCTATTGATGTTGTAAATAGCTTAATAAGTGATGAGCATAGCAGGTATGATCCTCGAATACAAGATTTTTAATATGGTGGCACCACTGTTTATCAATTATAATATAATAAAAGCAGAGCTATATGGGTAATATTTTAGAGAAGAAATCAAAATAAGGACCTCAGATATCAGTTCTTTGCCCCCAAAATTGATGGCCAGTTGGTAACCTGAGATATTGCAACTTCATAGCTAAAAATCAAAGCATCAATGAACACACCTGTGAAAAAAAAGGCGGTCTATTGTCCCATACATATATTACATGCCAGCATCTTATAATGAACAAACAGGCATGTAAGAGAAATATATGCATGGTATAATCAAATAAGGTTGGAAGTGGAATCGTTCAAAAGAAGGGCTACCTGCATTTGTCGTAGTCACCATATTGGCATAATAAAAAAACAGGGAACCTAAGCTGCAGGATGCACCCCCAAATTCCATTCCGTTAAACCTgatacttttttttttgtgattttAGATATAAACCTGGAATCGTttctatttcaaaaaaaaaaaaacacagagaCTGTCTGATAACCTGCGCAAATCACAATTACCTGAGGCGATGAAGATGGCCTTGATGAACTGTAGAGGATAACCAGCAAGCGGATTGAGGCCTTCACTGACAACCATGGTGGTCTTCTTCTCCAATCCCAGGATTAGAAGATCAGATGACATCCTTGGAATCATTTATAAATAATATGTCAGAGATTACCATACGGGAAATGTGGAACACAAGCAATGATACATTAATATGAAATAACAGATACTGTGTAGCTGGGATTTGTCCAGGCTTAAAACTAAGGACCTATGATGCACATGAAGCCATTAGGCATTATGATATGatcccgctagggtgaatcccgatctttcgatgagagaaggtggataactcgatttggggatggagatgacgttcacggcccgactacaaccatccaaggatgctgcgccttagcaaccgatacaccacctccaacagccgtcgcgatcttgtggaacacgatcaaccaaaccactagggtaattcctgcaagcaatcaaggaacaagcaagaacaagtagaacaagcaactcaattgcaaatatggagatgaaaaccaatctgaaatcacaaagttggggttctgaatcgagtagaacg
Coding sequences:
- the LOC136532942 gene encoding uncharacterized protein gives rise to the protein MVPARAPPTRPSLDRTLSARYSSHAPMPCTDAVPGGVERAYQLEPSMGTSRAPKAKPDHADADDSDELGVFAAERYLYGDDALLWPCERSSSSLSSAFRTGTHDHDRSAPTPTAVTSSSEASWNSRSAMLPNEPAEKLCAVAAATPIVEARPSDAEGQRAGRRTSSSSNLRRWLLGVAACACAGGASEESVSADEMETSERFPETEIPEATAARSSVTPASGRWLLEGEGEGDKTTLAGMDGHRRATNKGEVSTPILHPQAAATSDSDERRRIKSLEMFRPV